A portion of the Natronococcus sp. AD-5 genome contains these proteins:
- a CDS encoding AAA family ATPase produces the protein MDVTQASNECTTVLEEIGGAVICERSFLEEILVGVVGRGHVLLEDVPGTGKTLTARSVATALGLSFSRIQFTPDLLPADVTGTHVFNERERAFEFTEGPIFANIVLADEINRAPPKTQAALLEAMEEGQVTVDGETRRLPDPFFVIATQNPVEQEGTFPLPEAQVDRFLVKTSMGYPDGAGEVELLRRRAGREAGSPTVSTVLEPTQIDQLRRVPETVRVDEDLLEYVAALTRETRTDGRVEVGVSPRGTQRLFEAARAYATLVGREYVTPDDIKRVAKSVLAHRLVLTPDATVNQVDKTQVIESVLESVSVPTLE, from the coding sequence ATGGACGTCACCCAGGCCAGCAACGAGTGTACGACCGTCCTCGAGGAGATCGGCGGCGCGGTCATCTGCGAGCGATCGTTTCTCGAGGAGATCCTCGTCGGGGTCGTCGGTCGCGGCCACGTCCTGCTCGAGGACGTCCCGGGAACCGGCAAGACGCTGACCGCCCGCAGCGTCGCCACCGCGCTCGGCCTCTCCTTTTCGCGCATCCAGTTTACGCCCGACCTGCTGCCCGCGGACGTGACCGGCACGCACGTCTTCAACGAGCGCGAGCGCGCCTTCGAGTTCACCGAGGGGCCGATCTTCGCCAACATCGTGCTCGCCGACGAGATCAACCGCGCGCCGCCGAAGACCCAGGCCGCCCTGCTCGAGGCCATGGAAGAGGGTCAGGTCACGGTCGACGGGGAGACGCGCCGGCTGCCGGACCCGTTCTTCGTCATCGCGACGCAGAATCCCGTCGAGCAGGAGGGGACGTTCCCGCTGCCCGAAGCGCAGGTCGACCGGTTCCTCGTCAAGACGTCGATGGGCTACCCCGACGGGGCCGGCGAGGTCGAACTCCTGCGCCGACGCGCCGGCCGCGAGGCGGGGAGTCCGACGGTCTCGACCGTCCTCGAGCCGACGCAGATCGATCAGCTTCGACGGGTGCCCGAAACCGTACGGGTCGACGAGGACCTCCTCGAGTACGTCGCCGCGCTGACCCGCGAGACCCGCACGGACGGCCGCGTCGAGGTCGGCGTCTCGCCGCGCGGCACCCAGCGGCTGTTCGAGGCGGCTCGAGCCTACGCGACGCTCGTCGGCCGGGAGTACGTGACCCCGGACGACATCAAGCGGGTCGCAAAATCGGTGCTCGCCCACCGACTCGTTCTGACCCCGGACGCGACGGTCAACCAGGTCGACAAGACCCAGGTTATCGAGAGCGTTCTCGAGTCCGTGTCGGTGCCGACGCTCGAGTAA